The Desulfonatronovibrio magnus genome has a window encoding:
- a CDS encoding electron transport complex protein RnfA produces MEDYLLMMVSAMFINNIALIRFMGNCPIVGVSSSMSSAVGMSFAVIFVTTLAGTTCWIIQKAVLEPFSIEYLQTLVFILVIASNVQITEMVVQKVSPPLYRALGIYLPLITTNCMVFGISLLNIQDERSFMETLVYSISAAGGFAVVLIILAGIRERMAATAYVPAVLQGVPITLITAGIMALSFAGLLGLD; encoded by the coding sequence ATGGAAGATTATCTTTTGATGATGGTTTCAGCCATGTTTATCAACAATATCGCCCTTATCAGGTTTATGGGCAACTGTCCCATTGTGGGCGTTTCAAGCTCTATGAGCAGCGCCGTGGGCATGTCCTTTGCGGTCATCTTTGTAACTACTCTGGCAGGAACCACTTGCTGGATTATTCAAAAGGCTGTGCTTGAGCCATTCAGCATTGAATATCTGCAAACTCTGGTTTTTATACTGGTTATTGCATCCAACGTGCAAATTACAGAAATGGTGGTTCAGAAAGTATCTCCACCACTTTACAGGGCTCTGGGTATATATCTGCCTCTGATAACCACAAACTGCATGGTTTTCGGAATATCGCTGCTTAATATTCAGGATGAACGATCATTTATGGAAACCCTTGTCTACTCTATATCGGCTGCCGGGGGATTTGCAGTTGTGCTCATCATTCTGGCCGGCATAAGAGAAAGAATGGCGGCTACTGCTTATGTGCCCGCTGTTTTGCAGGGAGTTCCCATTACACTTATCACTGCCGGAATCATGGCTTTGAGCTTTGCTGGGCTGCTGGGGCTTGATTAG
- the rsxE gene encoding electron transport complex subunit RsxE has product MADSMVKVFTRGLWKEVAPLRFALGICPALAVSTNVESAIGMGMAVLFVLLLSNGLVSAIRNVVPDKVRIAVFISIIATGVVIVELVMQAYFYPLFLVLGIWIPLIVVNCLVLGRAEAFARKNPVHLSLADAVGMGLGFTLSLVVISSIREVFGNGTWLGMNVMPEGYPGFDYLLMPAGAFLVFGLVLAAMNLISATLEKNNIQKVG; this is encoded by the coding sequence ATGGCTGATTCTATGGTGAAGGTTTTTACAAGGGGCCTGTGGAAAGAAGTCGCCCCGCTGCGCTTTGCGCTGGGCATATGCCCGGCTCTTGCTGTTTCAACCAATGTAGAAAGCGCCATTGGCATGGGCATGGCTGTTCTTTTTGTATTGCTTTTAAGCAATGGGCTTGTTTCTGCTATTCGCAACGTGGTTCCAGACAAGGTGCGCATTGCAGTCTTCATAAGCATTATAGCCACAGGAGTGGTCATTGTTGAGCTGGTCATGCAGGCATATTTTTATCCTTTGTTTCTGGTTCTTGGTATCTGGATCCCGCTTATTGTTGTCAATTGTTTAGTGCTGGGACGCGCAGAAGCCTTTGCCCGGAAAAATCCTGTGCACCTGTCACTTGCTGATGCAGTGGGTATGGGGCTTGGATTTACATTGTCCCTGGTAGTTATCTCCTCCATCAGGGAGGTGTTTGGCAACGGGACCTGGCTTGGAATGAATGTGATGCCTGAAGGATACCCGGGATTTGACTATCTGTTAATGCCTGCCGGGGCGTTTCTTGTTTTTGGCCTTGTGCTGGCAGCCATGAACCTGATTTCAGCCACGCTGGAAAAAAATAACATTCAAAAAGTAGGATAA
- a CDS encoding RnfABCDGE type electron transport complex subunit G produces MTRKDLIQMVFIMTLVASLCGGALAMVKIGTKDQIEYQQILFIKEPALVKILPEGYDNDPVSDRLTLNIERNGREEEMTFFIAKKDGQTVSVAFESYAGGYAGPVGVMLSINPAEGKLQGAAVTTHSETPGLGTRIIDVASFVRQFQDQPLDKDFRLRSDGGTIQGITGATVSAAAKANAVHRGIAVYQEVKDKLEFD; encoded by the coding sequence GTGACACGTAAAGATCTTATCCAGATGGTTTTCATTATGACGCTGGTGGCGTCCCTTTGTGGCGGTGCTCTCGCCATGGTCAAGATAGGCACTAAGGATCAGATAGAGTACCAGCAGATATTATTCATTAAAGAACCGGCACTGGTGAAAATACTGCCAGAAGGCTATGATAATGATCCTGTATCAGACAGACTGACCTTGAATATTGAAAGAAATGGACGTGAAGAAGAAATGACTTTTTTCATTGCCAAAAAGGACGGTCAGACTGTTTCCGTGGCCTTTGAAAGTTATGCAGGAGGGTATGCCGGGCCTGTAGGTGTTATGCTGTCCATAAATCCGGCTGAGGGAAAGCTGCAGGGTGCTGCTGTTACAACCCATTCAGAAACTCCGGGGCTTGGAACGCGCATTATTGATGTAGCCAGTTTTGTCCGCCAGTTCCAGGATCAGCCCTTGGACAAGGATTTTCGTCTTCGTTCTGATGGAGGTACCATTCAGGGTATAACCGGAGCTACTGTATCAGCAGCTGCCAAGGCCAATGCCGTGCACAGGGGTATAGCTGTTTATCAGGAAGTAAAAGACAAGCTGGAATTTGATTAA